The Actinomycetota bacterium DNA segment TGATCAAGAACATGGTCGACGACCTGCACGTGTGGGCCGACGACGCGCACCACACGATCGAACTGGTCGTTCGACTGGATGGAGAGCAGGATGGCTGACTTCCACGCTGGCGTCCGTCACCACGGCACGACCGCGATCGTCGAGCTCCACGGCGACATCAACGGCGCAGCCGACCAGGTGCTCAACGACGCCTACGCCCAGGCCACCACGTCGGAGCCGCGGGCGGTGCTCCTCGACTTCAGCGACGTCGAGTACCTCAACTCGACCGGCATCGCGCTGATCGTCGGCCTCCTCGCGGAGGCGCGGAAGACCAGCCGGGCGGTGCTCGTGTGTGGCCTGTCCGACCACTTCCGCCACATCTTCGAGATCACCCGACTGGCGGACTTCATGAGCTTCTTCCCCGACCAGGCGAGCGCTGTCAGCGGCGACCTTCCCGCTCCGGCGTGACCCGTGACCCGAGGAGAGACACCGTGACGGAACAGAACGCCTCGTTCGACGTCCGCTCCGCAGGAGGGACGAGCAGCATCATCGACGTCCACGGCGATGTCACGCCCGCGTGCGAGGACGCGCTCATGGAGGCTTGGACCAAGGCCAGCGAGTCCAGCGCCGACGACGTGATCATCAACTTCACCGACCTCGAGTACATGAACAGTGGTGGTATCGGGCTGCTGGTCACCTTGCTCGTCCGTGCCCAGCGCCAGAAGCAGCGTCTGGTCGCGTACGGCTTGAGCGACCACTACCGCCAGATCTTCGAGCTCACACGTCTCGACGATGCCATCACGATCTGCGACGACGAGGATGCGGCGCTCGCCGCAGCGAGTTAGTGCTCAAGCAGCGAAGCGGTAGCACAGCCGAGTGCTCAAGTAGCGAAGCGGTAGCACGATCATGAGGAGGACGACCATGGAGACCCCCACCCCTCCGCAGCCGCGGGGCAGCGAGAACTGGGCGAAACCGGTCACGCACCTCGACGTGACCGCGGCTGAGGACGGTGCCGACGCGGGCTCGGTCACGGGGCGCCGGTTGGCCGGCCCGGTCCAGGGCTTCGGCAAGATGTGGCAGAAGACCTACCGCGTTGCACTTGGGCCCAGCCTCACACCAGAGCACGTGATCGCCGAGTGGAGAGCGCACTACGGCGAGTTCTGGCCGGCGGGCAACCGCTTCTACGCACCCTTCGCGGGCGTGAAGCCAGGCGAGGTCGCACTCATCAGCGGCAAGGCCGGAGGCCTGAAGCTGTCGACGGGCGTCCTGGTGCTCTACGCCGACGACGTGTC contains these protein-coding regions:
- a CDS encoding STAS domain-containing protein; this encodes MADFHAGVRHHGTTAIVELHGDINGAADQVLNDAYAQATTSEPRAVLLDFSDVEYLNSTGIALIVGLLAEARKTSRAVLVCGLSDHFRHIFEITRLADFMSFFPDQASAVSGDLPAPA
- a CDS encoding STAS domain-containing protein, whose amino-acid sequence is MTEQNASFDVRSAGGTSSIIDVHGDVTPACEDALMEAWTKASESSADDVIINFTDLEYMNSGGIGLLVTLLVRAQRQKQRLVAYGLSDHYRQIFELTRLDDAITICDDEDAALAAAS